From Candidatus Pedobacter colombiensis, one genomic window encodes:
- the trxA gene encoding thioredoxin, with the protein MALEITDANFEELVLKSDKPVLVDFWAEWCGPCRMVGPVVDEISKEYEGKAIVGKVNVDNNPQISTQFGIRNIPALLYFKNGEVVDKQVGAVPKSVLAQKLDKQL; encoded by the coding sequence ATGGCTTTAGAAATCACAGATGCTAACTTCGAGGAATTAGTATTAAAATCAGATAAACCCGTTTTAGTTGACTTTTGGGCGGAATGGTGTGGTCCATGTCGCATGGTAGGTCCTGTAGTAGATGAAATCTCAAAAGAATACGAAGGAAAAGCGATTGTAGGAAAGGTTAATGTTGATAATAACCCTCAAATTTCTACTCAGTTTGGTATCCGTAACATCCCGGCTTTATTGTACTTCAAAAATGGTGAAGTAGTAGATAAGCAAGTTGGTGCCGTGCCTAAATCAGTACTTGCACAGAAATTAGATAAACAGTTGTAA